The stretch of DNA TCGAAACCGAATTAACTGTAGATTCCATTGAATTACCTGGATTCATGGATCTTATTGCTGCATACTGTCCTGCTGGCCGTTTAGGTAAACCTGGTGAATTAGACGGTATTGCTATTTACTTAGCATCTGATGCATCCAGTTTCTGTACAGGTCAATTAATCTGTATTGACGGTGGTTGGACAGCTATTTAGATAAGAGATTTTTTCTCTTATTTTTTTCTATTTTTTTTAAAAGATTATATATTCTTAAAATCTAACTTATTATCATGTCTAATTTAAGTTTTGAAGAAGCTATTAACAACTTATCAAGTGATGATGTTAAAGTTAGAAAAGAAGCTATAGAATCATTAGTTGGAATTACTGATGAATCAGCTATTGAACCATTAATTAAAGCTACTACTGATGATAATGCACAAGTCAGATTCAAAGCAGCTGAAATTTTAGGTAATATGGGTGATGTAGCTGTTGATAAACTAATTGAAGAATTTAAAAATGCTAGTGGTAAAGATAAAAGATTTTTAGCATTTGCACTTAAAGAAACTGAAGATAAAAAAGTCATTCCTTATTTTGTTGATGCAATCGATGATGAGGATTTTGGAGTTAGAAAAGTTGCTGTGCGTGCTTTAGGTGAACTTCAAGCTGCTGATCAAATAGATTCAATTGCAAAATGTCTTGAAGATGAAGATTGGGGTGTTAAATTAG from Methanobrevibacter sp. YE315 encodes:
- a CDS encoding HEAT repeat domain-containing protein; the encoded protein is MSNLSFEEAINNLSSDDVKVRKEAIESLVGITDESAIEPLIKATTDDNAQVRFKAAEILGNMGDVAVDKLIEEFKNASGKDKRFLAFALKETEDKKVIPYFVDAIDDEDFGVRKVAVRALGELQAADQIDSIAKCLEDEDWGVKLAAIQALGDLATDESIKLIKDARKAEDDKDFKKSCNKAIKKAEKRQKAKASGESIVKLIPMSTLKEMEKTNPQKAIKEYERYVETKQAKDVPYKRLCVLYRKANDYDNEVRVLETAMEVFQGNDKKLAYFEKRLNKMK